From Calditrichia bacterium:
AAATCCAGAAATTCAAAATGATACCGGGAACGATCCAGTGCTTTTGAAATGAATTGTAAATGCGATTCACCGGAACCTGTCAGCAAAATTTTCACCGGCAAAGCCTATCCCCCTGAAAATTGTTAACCGGAAAAAATCGACTTGAATTTTTCGTAATCCAGAATGATGATTTTCCCCTTGTGCTTTTTCAGATACCCTTGAACCATCAATGACTTGATCACCCGCGAAATGGTTTCCCGGCTGGTGCCGGCCATATTTGCGAGATCCTGTTGCAGCGGCAACTCACTGATTTCTACCTGACCTTTCCGGAACAAACCGGAATCTTCGGCAATTCGCAGCAGCGTACTGGCCACACGTCCCGTTGCATCCTGCAATGACAACGATTTGATGTGCTCGTCACTTTTGCGAATCCGCTGTGCCAACTCTTTGAGCAAATTGATAGCAATTTGGGGATAATCATGCAGCATCTGCAGAAAATCTTCCCGGCGTATCACCATCAGTTCCGATTCCTCAATTGCCGTAACATTAGCCGACCGTGTTTGTCCATCGAGCAGCGACATCTCCCCGAAAAAATCGCCCTCACTCAAAATAGAGAGGATCACTTCTCGTCCATCATCGCTGATGCGGGAAATTTTAACGCGACCACCCAAAATCACAAACATGGTAGAGCCGATTTCTTCCTCGATCAAGATCAGGTTGTCTTTGTGATATTTTTGCCGGCTGGCAACATTCATCACTTTTTCGAGATCTTTTTCGCTCAGCTCCGAAAAGAGAGGAATCTCTTTTAGAATTTGAATCTCCATGCAAAAAGCTCCTGTATTAGTACTCGATAACGTATCCCTTCAAATTCAACCGGTTATTTATTTCGGGTAAAGCAGTTTCCGCTTGATTTCGAGATTTGTATTCACCGACGACAACAATATATAGAGGCTGTCCGTCTTTTTCTTTCTCAAGAATTCTTGTGGTTGAATAATAACGGCGATATTTTTGCGTTGCGCGACGGGCATTTTGCAGCGTTGTAAAAGCACCTGCCTGAATAGCAAACATTTCGCCGGTGCCGTCTCCGGAGCGAGGCTGGCTGGATATCGGCTGGCTATCTTCACGATCCGCCGGTGATTCCGACCGCGGATTTCTGGCGCGATTGAGTGTGACTAAGCGATCCATAAAATCGTTGTCGGTTTCTATCCGACGGGCTGTTTCGTAATAACCGCGGGCGGAATAAAAATTGGAAATCCGCTCGCGGATAAACCCGCGCAACCGGTTATCGCTGGTGCTGCCGTAAATTGCCAGCATGTTTTGAGTGGCAACTTCTGCGTCACTAATAAATAACGATTCAACAAAATTTCGCCAGTCAACCGGGCGGATCGACTGCCGGTCGCGCAATTCGCGCAATTCTTCCGTGCGATTTTGCGCATACAATTCTGCCAATTCCCGGGCATCCTGTCCAACAACAGAATAGCTCAGCAGCAGAATCAGGATAATCCAAAACTGTTGATACTTTTGCACTTCGGGCATATCCATTGTGGGGTTTCGGTTGAATATTGGCATTCCTGGCAGTGATAAACCGGCGTTAATGTTCCGTGAACCGTTTCGAAATACGCCATTGATTGCGTAGCCGCCTGTTTATACTGCCCTTTTTGATAGAGATGCTCAATTTTGTGCCGCAAAATTTCCAGCGAATCCGGGAGTTTCTCTTCCAATTGCTGTATAATTTCCATAGCGATGTCGAATTCACCTTTTTTGCTGTGAATTCGTGCAAGTGCTAATCCGGCATGAATATTACTGCGATCGTTGTTGAACAATTCCTGATACATGCGTTCTGCATCCAGAAAACGATCCAGATCGAACCAAACTTTTTCCAACTCTGAGAAAACGAAGTATGATTTTCGCGGAAATTGCTGACAAAATTTACTCCATATTTTGGCTGCATCTTCCAATCGATCCTCAAAAATATAAGATTTTCCGAGGTAATAATGTGCTGCCGAACATCCGCTATCTTTTTTTAATGCTTCTTTAAAACGAACCCGGGCGTCTTTTCCCAAATTTTGTTCCTGAAGTTCGATACCCAAAAATACCAAAAAAAGTGCTGCTTTTTCTTCAATCGAATCCGGAAAACTATCCCGGAAACGCTGAATTAAATCTAAAGCTGGTTGCCACTGGTTCATTGTTGCCAATGATTGCAAATATTGTTGCAAAAAATGGGCATCGGGCGTGTTATCGAATTCCAGCACTTTTTCGGCCGCTTCCACGGCATTTTTGAAATCCTGCTGAGCCAGATAATCATTGAATAAACTTCTGTAAATTTTTGCCCGGAAATCGGCAGTCAATCCGCCGCGCAGCGTCAGGTCTTTATGAATCCTGGCTGCGTTGCTGTGCAATCCGCGTTTGCGGAGGACATCGCCCAATCGGAGGTAAGCTTCCACATTTTCGGTGTCGTTGCGCACCGTTTCTTTCAGCTTTTCGATGGACAGGCGATCGTTACCGTCAACAAGGTGTTCCAACGCTTCAAGGTAGGTGCTTTTTTGAACCGGAGTTACATTCTGTTTGCGGGAAAACCAGTAAACCAACGCAATTGCACCAACGGCAATCATCAAAACGAAGAATTCAAAAACGGGGGCATTACCCATTTGTGCCATCCTGTTGGACTGTTTTTTCTCCGGAATATTGAGCTGCGTTTAATTGTAAAAGCGCATCTTCTGGTATTTCATCGATGGAAATATTTCTTAAATTCTCCAGTTCGGTCATCAAACGGCTGTTTTTTTGCTTTAATTCGCGTATTTCTGATTGGTGTTGAATCACGGAAAAAGCCATGTAAATCGCACCGATTACCGCGCCGATGGTTACAGAAACCAAAATAACCGCTAACAGGCTGACTTGCGGAATTGTTTGATTTAGAAGATTCAACGTTACATATTGACTGCTGTTGCTCGCGAGAATATACAGTGCAATTATAAAGATGAAAATCTTCAAAAAATTAAGGATGATTTTCATAAAAGGAACCCTATTTGATTACAAGATATAAAAATAAACTCTTTAACCACCAAAATCAACGGATTTTAAAGGTTTGTGAAGAATTTTGGTGCACAAAAGTTGGCAAATCTATTTCCGGTTGATAAACCGATACAAAATGTTTAGATTTTTGGCAAAAACGGTAGAACAATGATTAAACGTGATTATTTAAAACAACCTATCCGCAAGCAAATTAAAGAGTTACGGATGCATTGGCAAATGTATTTTTTGCCGGCAGCTTTATTTTACGGTTTGGCAGTCTGGCATTTGCTGTCCATTCATCCGTCGGTTAAACCGGAAATGGCAGCGTATGTTAAAAATATCGATTTGGGTGGGTTTATCATCGCAATCCTGATGGCGGTGGTGATCCTGCAAATCAAACGGCAGTTTTTTTCGCTGCGATTTGCCCGAACATTTGTTGCAGAAGCCATTCAGCATCAAGCCGATATTTCTGACGCAGATGTGGTTCGTAATATTTTTCGCGTCTGGAAAGCCAAATTTTCCACAGTTTGGCTGTTGGGAATGTTAATAATTTTGGTAGGCGTTGCCAGTTATTGGTTGACATTTAGCCCGGCAATCAACTTTCATATTTATTTTGTAATCGGCGCATTTTCGATGGTTATAAATTTTCCCCGGCAGGATTTGTTTATCGATTTACCGTGGCAAATTGCCGAAGCCCGTCGCGATAAAGATGCTGCAGAACGCACTGCAATGGAGAAAAACGAGGAATAATCAAGCCCGAAATTTCGCTGCTTCGTATGCGGACCACAAATGCATAATCCAGCCTAACAACACCAGCCACAGCAGCACATCCAACACAAAATGAACCAATCCGCGCAACGCGCGACCCTGCAATAATTGACCCAATCCGGGAATAAACAAACTACACAATGCCGCAATCACATTTCCGCCGGAACCCGGTTCTGCCATTTTTCTGTCTCCTTTTTTGATCTCCTTTTCAAACGGAAATCCGGTCGAATTGATTCAGTCTTTTTATTTTCGATTGATACGAAATAACGCGTAAACTAACCGTTTTGCTGCTCCCGGCTGCGATATCTCCACAATTCCCTGCGTAAAAACTTCGCGATTAACGATAACCTGATATTGCAATTGGCTGTCGCCATTTTGGGCGATCTGCACCTCCGGCCAATTTTCATTTTCCGGTGCATTCCAATTGATGTTGAAATCGTGCAGGTCATCTTCGATATGTTGCCAGTGGGTTTCGTTCGCCAGCGATTCGTTCACATTCAGCCGGAACGCCATCTGCAAACCGGAAAACGGCACCAGCTCAGGATAATTTTGATACAGCATGTTCGTGTGAAAAATCCGTTGCGGTTGCCAGCCTTCTTCTGCGGCAATTTCGCCGGCGTTCTGGTGGATTCTGGCGATCAGCAGTCGTTCGTACTGATTGTCCAATTTGCTGTCGCTGAGCGTTTCGGTGAGTGTGTCGTATGCTTTTTCCGACTCGCCATCTTCCCGCTGCAGCATTCCGCTAAAATATCGATAATAGCGATCCACATTTTCGCGCGGATCGGTTTGGGCATCTTCGCTGAACACTTTTTTGAAATAATTGGTGCTGTAATTTTGAATAATGAACCAGAGCTCGTCAAAACTGATGATCGATTCGGAGTGAAACGGGCGATAAAAAACCATTTCGCGTTCGGGATTATCTGCCATTTCGTTGGCCAGCCGATAGAGCATCGTATATTTTTCCAGCGTCAATCCGGGGAAGCGTTTCCACCAATCAAAGGCGATCCAGTTATTTTTATTCTCGAATTTGGTTGCCTTCAGCCGGGCATTTGTGAGCATCAATTGCAATGTTTTTAGCATAAACCGATACTGATCTTCGCGAAAGGATGTATTGTAATGCACCTCTTTAAAATTTTCCGCTTTGGCAAGCGCGCTGGCGCATTCGTCCAGTTGTCCGGCGTAGAGATACATCCGGGCGAGACAGAGGTTATCCCAGCCGTAGCCGATGGTGTAACCGTGGCTGTCGCGATCCGCCTGTAGATGCGCTGCACCGGCGAACGGTGTATCTTTGCTGACCTGCACAATTGAAAATCCCTGCCAATGCCCGCCGCGACTGCGCGATCCCATATCCGGCACATCGGAGAAATATTTTTCAGCCTCGCGCAAATCCACCGCGGAAAGGTAAGTGTAGCCGAGATTCACGTTTTTCGCAAGATTATCATCGCCGGGCATTTTTTTGAAATAGCTGGCAGCCAGCTCCGGATTCAAATTATAGCCATACAAAATGCCGCGCGTGTTGGCCAGCGTGCTCATCGGGCCTTCGATAAACGAGCTGTTGAATGCGTTGTAAAATGGCGTGTTCGGCACGAAAACGCCCATAATTTCCCGGCGGATAAACCCTACATTCTTTTTGTAACGCATTTCCATCGTGTCGGAATAAGCGACGGCTTCCTGCATATTTTCTTCGATGCTGTCACGCAGAAAACCGTATTTTTCGCTGGTGTAAATTCGCGATCGAAAATACAGCCAGGAAATCCAGTGCAGCGACTGAAAATCGAAAACGAGGTTTTTGCTGAGCAACCTTCGCGATGCCGCGTATGCGGAATCCGGCTGTTCCAGTGTGATGTACGTGTTGATTAATCGATTGGAAAGGTCGTAATAATCGAGCTGTTTGAGCAGATCGCGCCATGCGCCGCCAAAAATAGCTTCGCCGTCGATCCGGCGTTTCAGCAGCCGCCCGAAATCTTTTTCGAACAAATCGATTGCTTTTCGCAGCGGCGGAACCGCTTTGGCAAGCCCGGAAAGTTCCTCCGCACGTTCGGAAAAATGGTAGCCTTCAATCAAATAGCCAACATAGTATGTGCTGTCCAAATGTTGCGCCTGATTCGCCCGGCGATACGCTTCCGCAGAATTGTATTCGTAACCCCAGCGCAAGCTGTCGATGGTTTCGCGGGTGCGATTTTGGGCTTCGGCAACTGTTGGTGCGGCAAACTGGAGCAGCGCCGCAGCAATCCAAATCATCAGGTGTAATTTATATCGCGAAATGCTCATTGAGTTGTTTTCCGATCGTCGATTGTTTTTTCTGAAAATATCCCTGAAAAGTAAAAAAACTTCGGTCTTTTTGAAAATTATTTTTTATACTGGTCTGATTTGATATTTGTTCGCTGAAAAATGCTGTCGCATTGGAAATCTGAAACGTGAAAAGCCGGAATTAATGACGCAACGATATAACATTTTGAGTATTTTATCTATTGTTTTTATTGGACTTGTGGTGTTGTATCCATCGCTGGATATTTATTTTGTCAGCGATAATATCGGGCACATCGAACATGCGGCAAAAAATGTAACCCTGCTGGATTATCGCTATTTTCGCCCGCTCACCATCGCCAGCCTCTGGCTCGATCTGCAGATCTGGGGCGCCAATTTCACCGGATACCACATCACCAATCTGGTGTTGCACATTATAATGAGTGTTACGGTTTATTTGCTGGCGATTATGATGGTTCGCAGCCGTTTTTTCGGACTCAGCGCCGCATTTTTCTTTTTGCTTCACCCCATTCACAGCCTTGATATTTTCTGGATTTCCGGCAGAACAGACATGATCTGCGGAATTTTTTACATCAGTTCGCTGTTATTTTTTATCCGCTATTTTAAGACCGAAGATTTGCGATACAATTTTGCATCTATCCTGTTGTTTCTTCTCGCTTTATTGTCCAAAGAAATGGCGGTTTCTCTGCCGCTGGTTGCGCTGGTATATGCCTTTGTTTTTGAGGAAGGACACTTTAGGGTCAGAGTGAGAGAAGCATTTCGGCTATCTTCTGTTTTTTGGCTGGTGCTGATCGCATATCTGGTGTTTCGCTATTTGAACATCGGTGATGCGGCGTTTTCCAATGCCGACCACAATTTGGCAAATCCGCTGCTGTTATTCAAAAATTTGGCAATTTATCTGGGATTATTGGTAATTCCCGGCGGGCACATCGAAATTGCGCAATATTTTCAGGCAAACCCGATGGCGTTTGCAGTGGCTGCGATAGCCGCTATTTTGGTGCTGGTTTTTTCTGCCGGATTGTTTCGTCGTTCGCGATTGCTGTTTTTTACACTGATGTTCACTTTGATCACACTTTTGCCCGTTTTGCGATTGGTGATGCGCTGGTATTTATACATTCCGTCGGTGGGAATTTGTTTGGGTTTGGCGTATTTGTTGTATTTGGCCAATCGCTCCAAACGACGTATTTTTGTGCTTTCGTATGGCGGTGTGTTGTTGGTTTGCTGGATTTACGCTATGTTTTTAATGACAGATCAACGCCGCTGGATCGAAGCGGGAAACCTCTCCCGCGAATACACCGGAAAAGTTGCAGCCACAATTGCGGAGAAGCAACTGCGTAGTTGCTACCTGCTGAATGTACCCGGCGAGCTTGCCGAAGTGCCGGTAAATATGTTCGGTCTGGGATCGTTCCTCAATTTCCGGTTGCGCCATGAATTTAATTATTCCGATTCTGTAAGTGTTAAAAGAATCAGCTACTTATCGCTGGCAAGCGAGGATGATTTCCGGAAGCAGGTTGCCCACAAAACCGGTGAAAATGAATACGAATTGGCGCTTTTCCAAACCGGTGCGCATTACTTTTTTCCGAAACGAACGGATTTGCAGAGAATTGCTTTTAGCAAAGGAATGGTGATCGAAGAGCCTGATTTTCAGCAGGAAATTTTGGAAGTGAATGACCGCAAACTGCCTGTCCAGATGATTGTCCGAATGAAAAATATCGGTGATCCGGTTTTGATTTTTCGCGATAGCGAAGTGGTTGTGGCATTGCCCGATTCAATGGTTGTGAAAAATCCGTAAACAATTGATATTGTGTTACTTAACGCCCAAATGTCACGCTGATTTGGCGAACGATTGTTCGCCGCTCTTTTGGTGAAATTTCTCCGAAAATCACAAATAAAATACCCGCCAAAACCCCCAAAACCGGCAATTCGATCAGCAGTTGCCAGGCTTCCGCAACCCAAATCTCACTCAACCAGAAACAAATTCCGGTGACAATCGCGCTGCGAAATAGTGATTGCAGCGGAAAAATTCCCGGCATCAACCGGGATACCAGCCACATGCCGGCAATCGCGCCGATCAGCGATCCGCCGGTTGTTACGCTTGCTGCGCCGATCATTTCAAATTGCGGTACGAAATGCCAATATCCCGGCA
This genomic window contains:
- a CDS encoding Crp/Fnr family transcriptional regulator, producing MEIQILKEIPLFSELSEKDLEKVMNVASRQKYHKDNLILIEEEIGSTMFVILGGRVKISRISDDGREVILSILSEGDFFGEMSLLDGQTRSANVTAIEESELMVIRREDFLQMLHDYPQIAINLLKELAQRIRKSDEHIKSLSLQDATGRVASTLLRIAEDSGLFRKGQVEISELPLQQDLANMAGTSRETISRVIKSLMVQGYLKKHKGKIIILDYEKFKSIFSG
- a CDS encoding SPOR domain-containing protein; the protein is MQKYQQFWIILILLLSYSVVGQDARELAELYAQNRTEELRELRDRQSIRPVDWRNFVESLFISDAEVATQNMLAIYGSTSDNRLRGFIRERISNFYSARGYYETARRIETDNDFMDRLVTLNRARNPRSESPADREDSQPISSQPRSGDGTGEMFAIQAGAFTTLQNARRATQKYRRYYSTTRILEKEKDGQPLYIVVVGEYKSRNQAETALPEINNRLNLKGYVIEY
- a CDS encoding tetratricopeptide repeat protein, encoding MGNAPVFEFFVLMIAVGAIALVYWFSRKQNVTPVQKSTYLEALEHLVDGNDRLSIEKLKETVRNDTENVEAYLRLGDVLRKRGLHSNAARIHKDLTLRGGLTADFRAKIYRSLFNDYLAQQDFKNAVEAAEKVLEFDNTPDAHFLQQYLQSLATMNQWQPALDLIQRFRDSFPDSIEEKAALFLVFLGIELQEQNLGKDARVRFKEALKKDSGCSAAHYYLGKSYIFEDRLEDAAKIWSKFCQQFPRKSYFVFSELEKVWFDLDRFLDAERMYQELFNNDRSNIHAGLALARIHSKKGEFDIAMEIIQQLEEKLPDSLEILRHKIEHLYQKGQYKQAATQSMAYFETVHGTLTPVYHCQECQYSTETPQWICPKCKSINSFGLS
- a CDS encoding LapA family protein, translated to MKIILNFLKIFIFIIALYILASNSSQYVTLNLLNQTIPQVSLLAVILVSVTIGAVIGAIYMAFSVIQHQSEIRELKQKNSRLMTELENLRNISIDEIPEDALLQLNAAQYSGEKTVQQDGTNG